In Methanobacteriaceae archaeon, the following are encoded in one genomic region:
- the hypD gene encoding hydrogenase formation protein HypD → MKDISQEVVKRIEKISQPVKIMHVCGSHEHTIMQHGIRTLLPKEVEVVAGPGCPVCCVPAREVEECLDLARQGVTIATFGDMLRVPGGTGTLADAKADGADVRIVYGVNNAVEIARKIDNEVVFMAAGFETTAPTTAAEIVSNPPENFSVLSCHRLIPPALKFLIESGEVNLNALIEPGHVSTIIGTRPYELFSEKYGIPQVVTGFNPMDVLIAVYMILKQLNDGQAKVQNEYKRAVREEGNLKAQKLLEEVFYITTKEWRGFPPIPDSVMEIKAEFGDVNARERFDIDVGETPEVVTGCICGAILRGVARPEDCKLFRKECNPTNPVGACMVSKEGTCNIAYRYGSFLDED, encoded by the coding sequence ATGAAAGATATCTCTCAAGAAGTTGTCAAACGCATAGAAAAAATCTCCCAACCTGTAAAGATAATGCATGTCTGTGGGTCACACGAACACACCATAATGCAACACGGGATAAGAACCCTGTTACCTAAAGAGGTGGAAGTGGTTGCAGGCCCGGGATGTCCGGTATGTTGCGTTCCTGCACGAGAAGTAGAAGAATGCCTTGATTTAGCCAGGCAAGGGGTAACCATAGCAACCTTCGGGGACATGCTAAGGGTGCCGGGTGGGACAGGAACTCTGGCTGATGCTAAAGCAGATGGGGCTGATGTTAGGATCGTTTACGGAGTGAATAACGCTGTTGAAATAGCTCGAAAAATTGATAATGAAGTGGTGTTCATGGCAGCAGGATTTGAAACCACCGCACCAACAACCGCTGCCGAGATCGTATCCAACCCACCTGAAAACTTTTCAGTGTTATCCTGCCACAGATTAATTCCTCCTGCTTTAAAATTCCTCATTGAATCAGGGGAAGTAAATCTCAATGCTCTGATAGAACCGGGGCATGTTTCAACCATAATAGGTACCAGGCCTTATGAACTGTTTTCAGAAAAATATGGCATTCCTCAAGTGGTAACTGGATTCAATCCAATGGATGTGCTCATAGCAGTTTACATGATACTTAAACAATTAAATGATGGCCAGGCAAAAGTTCAAAATGAGTATAAACGTGCAGTTCGGGAAGAAGGGAATCTGAAAGCACAAAAATTACTAGAAGAAGTTTTCTACATCACAACTAAAGAATGGAGGGGATTCCCACCTATACCAGACTCTGTAATGGAAATAAAGGCTGAATTCGGTGATGTGAATGCCCGTGAAAGGTTTGATATTGATGTAGGGGAAACACCAGAAGTAGTGACTGGCTGTATCTGCGGAGCAATTTTAAGGGGAGTGGCCCGTCCTGAAGATTGTAAACTATTCCGGAAGGAATGTAACCCCACCAATCCTGTGGGTGCCTGTATGGTAAGTAAAGAAGGAACCTGCAATATTGCATATAGATATGGATCATTCCTGGATGAAGATTAG
- a CDS encoding phosphoglycolate phosphatase, with the protein MIKAVALDVDGTITDKKRKLCPSSLEAINYAESCGIPVIIVTGNLLAFTRFLSMLLGTTGGLVAENGGVIQCNDEEIVLGDIKKSQKAYEYLKNHYPVEKVEYSFERVSEIALKRNLPSDLIKEALKNFDVEIYDSGFAVHLTDPQVNKGSSLIKLLRERGIDVEEVLAVGDSENDLDFLKVAGLKVAVANADPKLKAIADYVTEKPYGDGVKEALERFLP; encoded by the coding sequence TTGATAAAGGCCGTAGCATTGGATGTTGATGGAACAATTACTGATAAAAAAAGGAAATTATGTCCAAGTTCTCTTGAAGCCATAAATTATGCGGAAAGTTGTGGGATTCCAGTTATTATAGTAACTGGAAATCTTCTTGCCTTTACCAGATTCCTTTCCATGCTACTGGGAACAACCGGGGGTTTAGTTGCTGAAAATGGTGGAGTTATCCAGTGCAATGATGAAGAAATAGTTTTAGGAGATATTAAAAAGAGCCAAAAGGCATATGAGTATTTAAAAAACCATTATCCAGTTGAAAAGGTTGAATACTCCTTTGAAAGGGTTTCTGAAATAGCACTCAAACGTAACCTGCCTTCTGATCTAATAAAAGAAGCTTTGAAAAACTTTGACGTGGAAATATATGATTCAGGTTTTGCAGTGCACCTCACAGATCCCCAAGTGAATAAAGGTTCATCCCTAATTAAGCTGTTAAGAGAAAGGGGTATTGATGTTGAAGAGGTTCTGGCAGTGGGTGACAGTGAAAATGACCTTGATTTTCTTAAAGTAGCTGGTTTGAAGGTGGCAGTGGCCAATGCAGATCCGAAACTTAAGGCGATAGCTGATTATGTTACTGAAAAACCCTATGGAGATGGAGTTAAAGAGGCATTAGAGAGGTTTCTACCATGA